A portion of the Paenibacillus hamazuiensis genome contains these proteins:
- the serS gene encoding serine--tRNA ligase, with protein sequence MLDIKWVRQHKETIRTVAEQKGIEVSIAELLEWDDRRRHLLQETEHLRRRRNELSQRIGTLAANGGKDEAERLKNGVKEINAQLSVLESGLAEAEKMTAQLAMLVPNIVSPDTPSGLSDKDNVEIRRWGEPPAFDFEPKDHVALGELHGIIDIPRGVKTAGTRSYFLKGAGALLHRAVQQLALDLLAGRGFTLLEVPLTVRAEALANTGFFPLGEDQTYRMAGENKWLVGTSEVPLVDYYSGEIVDVSEPIRVMAASACFRSEVGSAGRDVHGLYRVHQFAKVEQVVICENRPETAERLLREITQNAEDLLRLLELPYRVMSVCVGDMSQKTYKQYDIETWMPSRGAYGETHSSSSLLDFQARRSNIRFRGEDGKLHYCYTLNNTAVATPRILIPLLEMHQEPDGAIRIPPALRKYMNGVERLALPVV encoded by the coding sequence ATGTTGGATATCAAATGGGTCAGGCAGCACAAAGAAACGATTCGAACGGTCGCTGAGCAAAAAGGAATCGAGGTGTCCATTGCGGAACTCCTCGAATGGGACGACCGGCGGCGGCATTTGCTGCAGGAGACGGAACATCTTCGACGGCGGCGCAATGAGCTGTCCCAGCGCATCGGCACGCTGGCGGCAAACGGCGGCAAGGATGAAGCGGAGCGGCTGAAGAACGGCGTAAAGGAGATCAACGCGCAGCTGTCCGTTCTGGAAAGCGGGCTTGCCGAGGCGGAGAAGATGACGGCGCAGCTGGCGATGCTGGTGCCGAATATCGTTTCGCCGGATACGCCATCTGGGCTATCGGACAAGGATAACGTGGAAATTCGCAGGTGGGGGGAGCCGCCTGCTTTCGATTTCGAGCCTAAGGATCATGTGGCGCTCGGAGAACTTCACGGTATCATCGATATTCCCCGGGGCGTAAAAACGGCGGGAACCCGCAGCTATTTCCTGAAGGGGGCGGGAGCGCTTCTCCACCGCGCCGTACAGCAGCTGGCGCTCGATCTGCTCGCAGGGCGGGGGTTCACGCTGCTTGAGGTGCCGCTCACAGTGCGCGCCGAGGCGCTTGCGAACACCGGATTTTTCCCGCTTGGCGAAGACCAGACGTACCGTATGGCCGGCGAAAACAAATGGCTCGTCGGCACGTCGGAGGTGCCGCTTGTCGACTATTACAGCGGCGAAATTGTCGACGTTTCGGAGCCGATCCGGGTTATGGCGGCGTCGGCATGCTTCCGCAGCGAAGTAGGCTCGGCCGGACGCGACGTGCATGGACTGTACCGCGTCCACCAGTTCGCCAAGGTCGAGCAGGTCGTCATCTGCGAGAACCGGCCGGAAACGGCGGAGCGGCTGCTGCGGGAAATTACGCAAAACGCCGAGGATCTTTTGCGGCTGCTGGAGCTGCCGTACCGCGTGATGTCCGTATGCGTCGGCGATATGTCGCAAAAAACATACAAGCAATACGACATCGAAACATGGATGCCGAGCCGCGGAGCTTACGGCGAAACCCATTCGTCGTCGAGCCTGCTCGACTTCCAGGCCCGCCGCTCGAACATCCGGTTTCGCGGCGAGGACGGCAAGCTGCATTACTGTTATACGCTGAACAATACGGCGGTCGCTACTCCCCGTATTTTGATCCCGCTGCTCGAGATGCATCAGGAGCCGGACGGCGCTATCCGAATTCCGCCGGCTTTGCGGAAATATATGAACGGAGTAGAACGCCTCGCACTTCCCGTCGTATGA